One region of Olleya sp. Hel_I_94 genomic DNA includes:
- a CDS encoding DUF3887 domain-containing protein: MKKLLLILALLVSCLGIAQEKDNYKNAVTSFQNHYNNGDVTSIFNMFDNNFKQVLTLEKTKAYFTKEVNMEALGKIKSIEYKDTVRSGNNYTITFDKGVYNGYFLLGTDNKFEFIQLDLAKK; the protein is encoded by the coding sequence ATGAAAAAGTTACTTTTAATACTAGCACTCTTGGTATCCTGTTTAGGAATAGCACAAGAAAAAGATAACTATAAAAATGCAGTAACTAGTTTTCAAAACCATTATAACAATGGAGATGTTACTAGTATTTTTAACATGTTTGATAATAATTTTAAACAAGTTTTAACCCTAGAAAAAACAAAAGCGTACTTTACAAAAGAGGTAAATATGGAAGCTTTAGGGAAAATTAAATCAATTGAATATAAAGACACAGTTCGTTCAGGAAACAATTATACAATTACTTTTGATAAAGGTGTTTATAATGGGTATTTCCTATTAGGAACGGATAATAAGTTTGAATTTATTCAATTAGATTTAGCAAAAAAATAA